Part of the Trichoderma asperellum chromosome 1, complete sequence genome is shown below.
CTcaacaaaaataaaataaataaaaaatgcgGCGTCATACCTGGTAATAGGCTACTAATCATTGAATTGCCAGAGCCCGTTCATGTATAGTAATAAGCTATACGTAGTAGTATTAAGGAGGTCAGAGTATAGTACACTAGATTTGTGCTAAAAACAACCCCCCCAGAACAACAAATCAAGCTTATTCCGGTAGGTGCCTATCAGCCCGCATCCTTGCAGCGGTTTAATTCGGCAGTTGGCTATTAGCTTGAGACGATAGTACGATCATCAGCGTACACAGGAGGGTTATACTTCTCATGTAGAACAATATGATTTGCTGGCGGCTCTATGTCCTCTATTTCTCTTCGCATAAACATTACATCATATAGTTTTCCCAATCAAGTAGGAACCATTGGAAAAGAAGCGCGCGCATATTGTTCTATTTCATCCTTCCTGTTTTGAATGACAGTACAGCATCATGGCGTAAGATGTACAATAACGCCACGCTGCACTTCGTATTACCATCCTAGACAACCCAATCCGGCAAAAATAAGTCGGCATGTTTATCCTACTTGAGCAATTCTTTCGTGAACGGGCGACTGAAATTTGCCCAGATTCCATAATGTAAgcatatactactacctacaaTACGTGTATAATGCGCTGAACGTTGTGCAAGTATCTCCCTTTATGCGTATAGAGGCGGTTCGGAAGTCGGGGACGCAAACTCATGGGACGTGCATATAAAGACTGAGAAAGCACCCGCCATTAAACCATAAAGATCTGTGATCGATCAACAGCCAACTTTCCATCCAAACAACAtacaacaaacaaaaaaaataacacaATTCCTCTTCGCCAACCAACCGCAAACATGCAGTTCAGTGTCCTCTCCCTCATCTTTGCCAGCGTCGCCGCCGCTCAGAACGTGGTAAGTCCGCTCTTTCAATTAAGAAGAAacattgaagaagaatatgAACTGAACTGACAATCACACTCAACAATGAACCAGGCCACTCTCTTCTCCGAGCCCGACTTCAAGGGCTCCACCTACGACATCAGTGGCACTGACGATGCTCTTGGTGTCTGCAACCCAGTCACCGGATTGTaagcttctctcttttcccttttgatCCAACTTGGAAACTAACGCTTGTCAACTCTTCAGCCCCAATGTCAAATCCATCAAGGTAAAGGAAGGCCACGCCTGTGTTCTATACAAGTAAGTTTAGACAATAATCCCTCCACTCTGCTTTGTTATCCAAAATACTAAAACGGCCTACCTCAGCACCGCCACCTGCGATGTCCCCTACGCCGCTTACCAGTCCGATACCGCCAACACCATTATCAACGGCGCATTCTCCGCCTTCTCTTGCGCCGTTTCCATCCCTGGCGGTCCTTTCGGCGGCAACTAAGTATCTATATAAAGCCAATCGCAACGGCAGGAGAAATGCCGTCATCTTAACTCATGTAcataaaagagaagaaaaagaaaaaaagcatgtAGAGGCTGAGGACACATCATCTCTGTAAATAAGTTGAATAACGAGAAATGATATGATGATTCTTTCGATTGCTGCTACAGGACTTCATTTTTTGCCGCCAAGTGTAACCATGCTACCATTCACAAAATTTATAGGTAAATGTGTAATATATTGTACTCTATCCAAGTAATCCAATCTGGGGACAAGAGACGACTAAACCAATCTAAATAcgtagaaaataaaagaagaagaaaaattgcaGACGGTTTCGCTAATAAATGCACTCTCAGGATGGTAGTAGAACGCCaagtacctatatatatcGCCAGAAACACGTAAACAATGCTAATGGCAAGAAAATAGCGAAGCTCATAAGGCGAATAGTCCGGGACGCGATccaaggggggggggggcaaagAAGTAGGTACAGGTAAAGAAAATAACCCAGAAGAGACCCCGCTCCTTgttcaaaagagaaagggtATGCATTTCGGACAGGTGCACTCCCGGCACCTGGAGTTCTGGATATAGTGCCAAATCATCCAGGGGGAACGCCTGTTCACAGGGATATTCCAGAGGTATTTTGAAACGAACAGAGTCTCAAGCGGATTGCCAACACCAAATTGGTTGACTATGGCAATCAAGCGTTGTTCGATGAATTTTTCTGTATCCTTGTTCTTGGTAAAGCATCCCATAATAAGCATAGGCCAGCAGAGGGCGAGATTCAAATTGTCCTCCACTGGAATAGTGGGCAGGATGCGTTCTGCCTGCTTAAGCATCGATTTCATGGTCACCTTGTGCATCTTTTGTCTCCATTCGTTTTGATCGTCGCACTCAAAGTCTTCATCTTGGAGCTCAGCGTCTTCATCATAGCATTCGATGCCTTGATCCTGTAACAGAGGCTCATCCAATAGAGACCAGAGGTATAATAAGGCGGCGATCTTGAATAGAAAGGCAATTTTATCAATGGTATGGATAGGATCTCCGTTACTGCAAGGTGCAGAGGCCATGAGCCTGTCTTCTATATCGCCAAAATTCAGGAAATCGCCCGATGCATCTTGAAACGTAGATGTACCAAGTTTCCGGCGGTACATAATGGCTCCCAATCTAAAAATGTGTGGGATAGTGGCCAAAATGTCGAGCCAAGATCCGCATAGTTTACCTAGATAACCTTTAGCTGCCAAGCTGTCGACAAACAATAGCTGTGGTGCAGTGATGAATGGAACCCCAGCAGCCGTAATGGGATTGGCAGCAATGCAGGCAAAAGAGACGGTGTGCATGTAGTACTCTATCAGGCATTCGGGCATGTTGATGAAAATTTCTTCTGAATCGAGACTGTGAAGTCTGTTCAAGAtggccttggctgctgtAGGATGATTGTATGCCTGAGAGAGCTTGTCGACTCGGGCCCTCTTTGTGAATAAGTTAGCAAAATGGACTTGGAAGGTAGAGAAGGAGGGGGGACTAACTTCGACGAG
Proteins encoded:
- a CDS encoding uncharacterized protein (EggNog:ENOG41~SECRETED:SignalP(1-16)); the protein is MQFSVLSLIFASVAAAQNVATLFSEPDFKGSTYDISGTDDALGVCNPVTGFPNVKSIKVKEGHACVLYNTATCDVPYAAYQSDTANTIINGAFSAFSCAVSIPGGPFGGN